DNA from Antennarius striatus isolate MH-2024 chromosome 1, ASM4005453v1, whole genome shotgun sequence:
TGAGACTCCAGAACTGTGAAAAACCAAATCAGGTCGCTTGTGACACCAATGTGGGATCTACACGTGGAAGATGAATCTTCACAGAGTGCATAAATCAAAAAAGGACTCCCATATACAAAGCACTCACACATAAAGGACtccagttgcctccatctaactctgtcttctgcatcctcttctctcacaccaactaccttcatgtcctctttcattacatccataaacttcctctttggtcttcctctaggcctcctgcctggcagttcaaaactcagcatcctcctacCAATTTATTCAcgatttctcctctggacatgtccgaaCCAtctgtctggcctctctgactttatctccaaaacctctaacatgtgctgtccctctgatgatCATTCAATATTAACCACATAATAGCAGTACTTGAAACTACATTCAATGTAAGTGCTGGATTAAGAATTCTGCTAAAAGTTTACAGTCATAATATCATATTCATATTAGAGGTGAATTTACTTGGTTGatcattattttgaaatacatctACATACTCATACAGTTCAGTGATGTTCATTTGTGAATTATATGTTCATGTTTAAATGCTTTGTCATTATTTCTGAAATCTGAGGCTAATAATTTTTCTTGTGAATTGTCTTCCATGCAGGCTAGTAACACGATTGCTCAGTGAGGTTTATAGAAGGATTTTGTCCCCATAATGCTGACATTGGGGTTTTTAGCCTTTATCTGCAGGGAAGATTATACAGACAGTAGCCATAGATCAGCACcacctttgttaaaaattgcACTGTTATTCGACCTTAAATTTCCCGGTTTTTctccatggcttaaaagccatagaaggggggaatgtggtataatgtttttaatgttttttagtgTGAAGGGTAATAGGACCTAAGTTTTACGTAATGTTTGATACCAATCTGTATAAATAGTGTGAGGGCATGACTGGTGCTTGGTGCCAAAGAGAACTTTCACAATAACAGGAAAAAAGGCCCCCTCCCTCTcgctcctctttctctcctcctctgtcttcaTAGATATACAGTCAGGTCCATAAATATTGGGACATCAAcactattttcatctttttggcCCGGCGCACCACCACAATGGAtttgaaatgacacaaacaatacgtGCTTTAAGTGCAGACTTACAGCTGAGTATTTGTATCCAAATCATGTGAATGGTGTAGGAATTACACAGTTTCTACATGTGAATCCCACTTTTTAGAGACAAAATGTAATTGGACAAACTATGCAATCATAAATGAAACTGTcactttttaatatttggttGCAAATCCTTTGCAGTCAATGACAGCCTGAAGTCTGGAATGCAGAGACATCACCAGACGCTGGGTCTGTTCCTGGTGATGCTCTGCTAGGCCTCCACTGCAACTGTCTTCAGTTCCTGCTTGTTCTTGGGGCATTTTCCCTTCAGTTTTCTCTTCAGCCAGTGAAATGCATGCTCAATTGGATTCAGGTCAGGTGATTGACTTGGCCATTCCATAACATTCCACTTCTTTGCCTTAAAAATCTCTTTGGTTGCTTTCGCAATATGTTTCAGGTCATTGTCCATCTGCACTGTGAAGCTCGGTCCACTGAGTTCTGAAGCATTTGGCTGAATATGAGCAGATGATATTGCCCAAAACACTTCAGAATTCAtcctactgcttttgtcagCAGTCAcatcattaataaatataagGAAACCAATTCCATTGGCAGCCATACATGCCCACACTGTAACACTACCACCACCTTGCTTCACTGATGAGGTGGTACGTTTTGGATTATGAGCAgttcctttccttctccataCTCTTCTCTTCCCATCATTTTGGTACGAGTTGATCTTTGTCTCATTTGTCCATAGGATGTTGTTCCAGAACTGCATTGgcttttttagatgttttttggCAAACTCCAATCtggtcttcctgtttttgaggCTCAACAGTGGTTTACATCTTATGCTGAAGCCTCTGTATTCACTCTGAtgaaggccccgtccacacgatgacggattttttgaaaatgcaacttttctgttgcatttacgccttccgtccacacgacaacgcagatatccggaacgaaaacgcaactttttaaaaacactggccgaggtggattttttttaacaacgctgggtctgcgttgtcatgtggatggTGTATccacaagtttttaaaaatgctgacgtcttgcctgcgacgaaaaccgctgtgacatcatatttatgggcccgtgtgttgtgacgaCCAAACACGGaagattcctattggataaaatttgacttaatactgccaccacatgatTTGGCATgattatagccgtcttcgaaaacgcactgctgcgtttacgtgtatGTGGAGATTTTTTggaaaacgctgtcatgtggacgcgaatcgttttcaatgcgtttttaaaaagttgcattttcaaaaaaatccgttatcgtgtggacggggccgaAGTCTTCTCGTGATTATTGACTTTGACACAGAGACGCCTACCTCCTGGAGAGTGTCTGTGATATGGCCAACTGTTGTGAAGGGGTTTCTTTTCACCAGGGAAAGAATTCTGTCGTCCACCACAGTTGTTTTCCGTGGTCTTCCGGGTCTTTTGGTGTTGCTGAGCTCACCAGtgcattctttctttttaagaaTGTTCCAAGCAGTTGATTTGGCCACACCTGATGTTTTTGCTATCTCTCTGATgggtttgttttgctttttcagcCTAATGATGGCTTGCTTCACTGATAGTGACAGCTCTTTGGACCTCATATTGAGAGTTGACAGCAATTCGATTCCAAATACAAACTTCAAAGTAACTCTAGACATTTTGTCCGCTTGTAAATGAGATACTGAGGgaatcacacacacctggccaTGTAACATGCCTGGCCATGGAACAGCTGATCAGCCAATTGTCCAATTACTTTTGGTCCCTTAACAAGTGAGAGGCACATGTAGAAACTGTTGTAATTCCTACACCATTCACCTGATTTGGATGAAATACCCTCAAATTAAAGCTGGAAGCCTGCACTTAAAGCacgtattgtttgtgtcatttcaaaTCCATTGTGGTGGTGTAAAGGGCCACAAAGATGAAGGTAGTGTTGATGTCCCAATATTTATGGACCTGACTGTAAGGGAGACAGGagaggggaaagaaaagaagaagtaactGGGGGCTCCAGGAAGAATGGTACCAGAGAGACCTCATCACTTTAGGTAAGTTTTGTCTGTTGTtatatcatcgatgatactGTTGGACTTCTCCTCAACCTATGTATGATTTGaatcaacaaataaatatttatgcttatgtactttgtcctgtcttaagGAAAACTCTCTCCACCATAACGCATTTGAATTGTATCTGTCATCTAGCCTATGCTATCCTATCTCATAACCTTGGAGGGTCGTCGGGGCACCACAGACGATCTGTGTAACAGCTCTCTCCATCactctctgtcctcagcagctCTCATTGCTTCACAGAGTGTCAAATAAGTCAATTTTCTGATGCTGAACTCCTATCTATTATTTTGTCTCCCTTGTCTCCTGCTACCTTGTATAGTTTCTTTTAGGACGGTATTAGCAAGGCCTGAAGATCTGGTGATGTGTCCGTATTTGTCGTCATTCTCCCTATTTCTTACTGGTCATTTCTCCACTTCTCTGCAAGAGAATTCAGTTATGTTAAGTGTATTAGTCTCAGCTGCctggtcttttttttccatatgcTTCTgctcattttttcattttgctccaCCGCCTTCAATTTTTGATGTTACCTTTGTGTTTTTAGTCTGAGTACAACTCATCTTATTCTGCTTGTTGGGGTCCTCCTGTTTTGTCAGTGGAAAACCTAGCAAGGTGCTCATGCTCAGGGCGGAACTGGGATTGGTGTATACCTTCAGCTGACCAACTTTACTAACTATAGGTAGAAACTTTTAATGTTGATACAATTATGTTTATCttattgacatcaaagtaaataTATGTCCAAACGGGCAGTACTAAGAATTTGTTTCATTAATTGATCAATGCAATGAAACTCAGTAAAAACTGAATATTAGCTAAAATAAGTTGACGACAGGCACCTTCAATGTAATTGAATGGCTCGTGTTGTCGTTTAACCAATTTTACTGACCCAACCAACTGTCTACATGCCTGGCAGCAGCTCCAGGGTCTACATTGTCTGACTCGTTTGCTGTTGTAGCAAAATGCTGGTTGATCAGTAAAGCAAAATTTGTGAGACACGTTAACGACATCACCATGCCTCGCCATTGCTTACAAACCTGATTAGATCTTGAATCACAGTTAGTTACCTTTCCCTCTAAGATCCATTGAGTTCGTACTGCTGTGGAGAGAGGTTGAGGTTAAACAGCTGATGGTGAGATTGTTTTCTTATTACCATTGTactctatcccagctggcttagggtgtgaggtggggcaaactttgggcacaacgccagtgcgcaacagagccacacagagacagacaaccatgcacgttcacacactacgggcaattttggaacggccaattaacctaaggcgcatgtttttggagttggaaggaagccggagaacacggagagaacccacacggaCACAAGGTGGACaagcaaactctgcacagagcaggactcgaacccagaactgcATTTATGGCAATTATCAAAGTCCAAAAATCCTGCTTTCATTGTCTTTGAAGTTTGCTTAGTTGTCATGGAGATGAGTTGCTTTTAAAGTATGTTAAGTTTAAGCACACGCATACTAGAAGGGAGGTGGCATCTGTCAAAGCTACTGAAAACTGGTTCCTTGaggtgtctgttgttgtttagtgGACGCTTCCTGCTAGCAGAATGCATCAGAAAGGAAAAATACAGATCATCGAATGGGAGGACCTTGATAAAAGGAAGTTCTACTCTTTTGGTATGTTCGTGTCGGTGAGCATCCGGGCCACAGCCTACCCATTCGCTCTCATCCGAACTCGACTGCAGGTGCAGAAGGGCAAATCCCTCTATAATGGTACCTTTGATGCCTTCTTCAAGATTTTGCGGTCAGATGGCGTTCGAGGTCTTTATCGTGGATTTATGGTCAACCTACTTACTCTCATCTCAGGACAGGCATACGTTACAACCTATGAGCTAGTAAGAAAATATGTTTCCTACTATTCTGAGAACAATACAGTCAAGTCATTGGTGGCGGGTGGCTTGGCCTCTTTGGTTGCTCAAAGCATCACTGTTCCCATAGATGTTGTCTCTCAGCATCTAATGATGCAGGGCCAAGAGGAGCACCTCACCCGCTTTCGACTCAACACAGAGACTGgaaagaccaaaaaaatgtttgggcAAACCAGGAACCTTGTGTCTCAAATCTTTGCTGCTGATGGTTTCCTGGGCTTCTACAGGGGATATGGGGCTTCTTTACTCACTTCCATGCCGAAAAGTGCTGTCTGGTGGCCTTTCTACCATTTTTATGCTGGTAAGGagattatttttggtttttgacaCCAATTGCACTGTCtccaaaaacatcaaacttgtgatttatcatttattaccAATGactgtgttgtcagtgtttttcttaATTATTGATGAGTCAAAAAAAACTTCCCCAGATTTATTCATCAGTTTATATATGTAATACTCTACAGAACAACTTTCTAAACTGGCCCCCAGTGACTGCCCTCATCTGATTCTACAAGCTGTGGCCGGACCGTTAGCCGCTGTTACTGCTGCAACAATCACTAATCCAATGGATGTGATCAGAGCCAGAGTACAGGTAAACAGACATGCAGAatcaatttgtcttttttctggactgaaacaaatataaaaacttcAATGCAGGTTAATTAGTATGTTCAAAGGTTTGAGATATTGCTGGCATGTAAGAGAGAAATGTCTTATGGAGCTGAAAGCCTCAACCGATTCtttagtttattttgtttgtgttttatctcTTCCCCTGAGAACTgccaccttattgtggtgggggAGTCTGGGTGCTGTTGGAGGAAAGCCCGACTTCTTTCTATGCGTGTTCGTTTGATTTCGGGTAGTGAGAATGTTGGAGGTCCGAATAAAGGCTGGAGATGATGAACAGTCCTTCGAaactttattacagaatattctgggcacgGAGACATACAGACAAGAGCTGCAGCGGTGCAAACGACTGCAAAGATAAGAGAGGATCACACATAATTTATTACCCTAAAAGGCAGGATTGTGGACGGTGAACCTATTGTTTAACCTCGAAATATCTGCTCTAAACCGGtttcagttggtacatcatgaTCTCTAGGtgttaacacaaaatgtcaagtcgacagtttcacaaaattatCTTAGAATACAGCATTATTAATCATGCGGACCTCGTGAGGACATATCTATTGCAGACAAAAATTGTTCACAGATACCGACAGttatgcaagcatttccaaatatggttaAATAGTAGATTTTTCATACAGAACCTTCATGACCTCAGAAAGCCTGGTGCCATCCTCAGAAGCGCTGAATGATTtgagacacatacacacagacagagtctTCAGTGCCAGAATGATCCAGGGaactatgttgtcaggggctttatgctcctgctagggtgtCTTTTGGCAAACAGGTGGCTGCAAGGAGCTGTGGTTCCAAGGTTTCTAGGGCCTGTCACggcggtaacccccgaacccagTGGTGGACACAGGAAGTAAGgaatgccgtcaagctgaagaaggagtcctatcaaattttgttgaattttgggactccagaggcagctagcaagtacaggcaggccaggcataCTGCAGCCCAagtagtcgcggaggcaaaaactccGGTCTGGAaggagttcagagaggccatgAAAGTGGACTATCGGTCTgccttgaagaaattctggcaaaccattctaCACCTCATGAGGGGAAagtggtgcacagccaacactgtttacaacAGAGGCGGAGAGCtactgacctcgactgaggatattgtcaggTGGTGGAAAGATAATTTTAAGAATATCTTCAATCCCGCAAcaatgtcttacacagaggaagcagaggctgagatCTCAGAGTTGGACtcatccatcacccaagctgaagtcaccgaggtggttaccAAGCTCCTTggtggagtacctcaagtctctggatatgcagggactgtcatggttgatacgtctctgtaacattgcatggcagtcggggacagtacctctggattggcagactggggcagtggtccctcttttcaaaaagggggaccggaaggtgtgttccaactatagggggatcacactcctcagcctccaggggaaagtctattccagtgTACTGGAGAGGAAGATTAGACCTGTAGTCAAACCGCGGATTTAAgaggaacaatgcagttttGTCCCGGTCGCAGCACACCATCAAGTgttcgagggttcatgggagtttgtccaaccagtccacatgtgttttgtggatctggataaGGAATTTGACCGTGTCCCTTGTGGGACTGAAAtaagtttcctctgtagagtggctaGGTGCACCCTTAGATATacggtgaggagctcagtcactcGGAAGGAGCTCGGAgaagagccgctgctcctccagctcgAGCAGAGTCAGCTGTAGGGCTGTTTGGCCATCTGTTCCGGATGTCTCCTGGACACCTGCCTGGGGAgctgttccgggcatgtcctactgagaagagacctcggggaagacctaggacacactggagggactatgtctctcggatCGCATGGTAATGTCTTGGGATCCCCCCGGGGGAGCTGGAAGagatgtctggggagagggaagtatgggcttccctcctgagactgtagCCCCCGCAACCTGGcccagataagcggttgaagatggatgtatggatggatggatggatggctgtgTTTGATCTTGTGGTGCTGAAAGCATCAActgattgttttgtttattttgtttgtgttttttaggaACAGGCAATTTGTTTAGTTGGACAATAAAATTAGTAAATGCAACAGTCAACCAACAGTAATGATGTACAATGTTGCTCATTAAGAAAATGaattgattaatttaatttgatttaattcttgattaatttaattctactttttaatttttaggaattttattaatccccaatGGGAAAAGTCTTTCTACACTTGATACAAAGACACatcatgcacgcacacacacacacacgcacgcacgcacgcgcgcgcgcacacacacacacacacacacacacacacacacacacacacacacacacaaaccttgcTCACAGGCACTTCAGCAGTGTTCAGGAGGAGAACTGACATCTCTCtagctaccagttcacacttcaTTCTGTGGTCCACGCTGGTCTAGAACAGTGATGGGTGATGTGTccaaaaaatgtgatttcagtTTAGAGGcaatttataatttttaatcattttttccccccatttgtCCAGGCCTGTGTGTGAAAAACGTCATGGCTATGAGGTTTACTCAGTATAGATACTGCACAGTTAACCATTGATTCTAGTTTGGGgttccaaacaaacacacattacagtactttatttgtgtttgttttcattttaggtTGAAAGGACAACAATTACCAAGACATTCAGACAGCTGATTGCAGAGGAGGGCTATTTGGGATTTACCAAAGGACTATCTGCACGCATCATTTCCTCCGTACCCGCTGCCATTGTCCTGACTGTTGGCTATGAGACCCTTAAAAGAATGAGTTTGcggtcagagctggtggattcAAGACACTGGTAGACGACACCTGggtggaaaaaaacatgaaccacCTGCGATTGTAGGCCTCACATTGGATCCTGTTACAGCAATGGATGaaagaaatgatgaaacaacagtctggagaaaaagaaactgaaccTGTGTGATCATACTGACATGAATAAACAGCAGACTCTGGTTTATACTTGACTGTGTTGGCTGCACAACGCAGACAAGTGATTCCAGccttaaagcttttttttttaaaatttggtcAGAATTTCATtgtattacacattttataaTCCTGTTCAGGAATCATTTCAGTGGAGAAAACAGAGGTTGCAGGAAGGCTCTTACCAGTCACAACAGTTTGTGCAACTAACCAGATGGTGACTGCAGTacgtacagtaatccctcgttataatgcaatttcctccgggattaataaagtatctatctatctatctatctactcatggttaatgtgttccaggaccacccgcgaaaccctccccatactggtattaaacccagtgacatgcggtgaggttcacggcCGTGAGGCACCGCCGTTAAAGTCAGCTCTACGAGTCAAACAGAATGTCACATTTGCCAGTGAATTAGCAGCTTTTactttaaaaactggttaaatacATTATAACTGTACCACACAGTTTGAACAGGGCAGGTCATTTCCcgatctgaagttcaaagcagatatttcaTTTCTGATATTTGTCTGCTTTTAtcaattaaatcttgttttgatcAATTGGTAGTCTAATATGAAGTGAGGTGAGGCTGCTTGCTACTGAACTGTGtcctaaaagattttttttaccagtttttTATATCAGGCTGCCAATTTAATGGCAAATATGCCACTCTGTTtgactcatagaactgactttaacatcaGCCGCCTTGAACCTCACTGCACATCACTGATTAAACCAccatatctgtattaccttttccaacagttttatagactgtttaaaacacttttgtcttACAGTAAAGTTGCAGGACAAACCGTGAATCTAAGAATGCAGTgtacacacggatgctgtcagacAATAGTACACacatatggtatcacgtgactatcaactaaaaatccgcaatgtagtgaagccgcacatcttgaagtgtgaataaacgagggattactgtatttactttgtaCCAAAGCCAAAGCAGTCTTGGGCCATTAAAACAGTTTAAGTTATCGTTATTAGAAAGGTTTCATCTTGGGGTTGCCCTGATTGAAGCTTCACAACCCAGACATCGACCAAGTCCCTAGTTCTACATTACCCAGTAGTTGTCTTTGCAACCTTTACAAGCCTCAGAAGGATGCTGTACATTTTTTACTCTGACTTGGGGTTTGATCCGTCCATCTTCTTCGCCACTAGGGGCAGTCTAATGTTTTTTGAAAAGCAGGACAAGACTCTGTGGTCATTTATTGACTGTAGGAGTTTGAACAGTatcacagtgaaaaacaaatatccaTTGCCAGAACACATACCATCTAGTTAAAATTAGAGAGGGTTCTGACTAATGGGCCTGTTGTGTTTCCAGGTAAAGATATGCTAAAtcgttgtgtttgtttacctggacgatattttaattttttttcgttCTCTTGAGGAACATATTCAACAAGTCAGGTAGGTGTTGCAGTGGCTTCTGGAGAAcacaacattttttggtatGTCAAGGCCGAAAAATGTCAATTTCATGTTCCTTCTGTGAGTTATCTGGGTTTTGTGGTGGAGAAGGGACAGATAACTACCAACCCTGCCAAGGTTCAGACAGTGGCCGACTGGTCCACTCTGACATCATTTGGACATACCACAAGAACCTCTCCTATCTCCTCTCTGCCCGTAGGTTAAAGAGTGGAGTGGCGTACAGGTGGTGGGTCGGTGATGGTCTGAGGAGGCATATTGATGGAGGGATGCACAGACCTCTACTGCCTAGGAAATGGTGCTCTGACTGCCATAAGGTATCGAGATGAAATCCTTGAACCCATTGTCAGACCCTGCGCTGGTGCAGTAGCTCCTTGTATCCTCCTAATGCATGACAATGCCCGGCCTCATGTGTCAAGAGTATGCAGGCAATACCTGGAGGATGACAGAattgaaacaaatgaatggccTTCACGATCCCCTGACTTAAACCCAATAGAAcatctgtgggacattatgttCAGGTCCATTAGTCcattgtggggtggtatctgtgtgtcatcctcaagctcgggtcctctaccagaggcctgggagtctgagggttctgcgcagtatcttagctgttcctaggactgctcttctggactgaggcttcagatgttgttccaggaatctgctggagccacccttccagtttgggggtcactgcctcaagtgctcctactaccacggggaccacattaaccttgatcttccacatctgttccagctgttctttcaacccttgatacttctcaatcttttggTGTTCTTTCTTCCCGATGTTtgcgtcagctggaatcaccacatctatcaccactgctctcttctgctctttgtccaccaccaccactatgtccggtttgttagccagcagctgtttgtcagtctggaagctgaagtcccacaggatcttagctttgtcattctcaaccacctttggtggtatatcccattgggatttgggtacttttagtccatactgggtacatatgttcctgtacactatcacagctactcaGTTGTGCCTTTCCacgtatgctgagctggcgagcatcttacaccctgctaccacatgctggactgactctggggcttctttacatagcctgcaccttgggtcagctCTACTGCGGTAGATATTGGCCtgtattgctcttgtacttagggcctgttcttgtgctgccatgatcagtgcctctgtgctgtctgtcagtccagctttatccagccattggtatatatatatatatactgtgtatatatatatatttactgtgtatatataaaagatatactgtgtatatatatatatactgtgtatatatatatatatactgtgtgtatatatatatactgtgtatatatatatatatatatatatatatatatatatatatatatatatatatactgtgtatatatatatatgtatacacacacaaacacacacacatatatatatcttcttcttttcctttcggattttcttttcaggggtcaccacagcgaatcaattgccaccatctaaccctgtcctttttgcctcttcttctctcacaccaactaccttcatgtcctccctcattacatccataaacctcctctttggtcttcctctaggcctcctgcctggcagttcaaaactcagcatccttctaccaatatactcactatctctcctctggacaccaccaagtctccttatctactttccttccagatgacacaccaagtactctcctacctgtctccctgatcacattagctgtagttgtccagtcatctggcagcacttcctgaccacccagagcctgtatTAACTCcatcctaaaagtcatgcaacactcttcccttttcagcttccacaattttgtcctctgctctgtctttgtcctcttcatcttcctcaccaccagattCATCCTACAGACCACCATCCTAtgttgtttggctacactcttgcctaccactactttacagtcactgatctccttcactGATCTCCATAAGATGtggtctacctgtgtgctcctacctccactcttataggtcaccgtatgctcctgcctcttctggaagaaagtattcactatagccatttccatcctttttgcaaagtcaactaccatctgtcctcgtgcattcctctcctggataccaaacctgcccatcacctcctcatcacctctgttacctgcaccaacatgtccattgaagtctgcaccaatgataactctctcacttctaggtatgctctgcatcacttcaccaaagtccagccagaacttctccttctcctccagctcacatcctacctgtggaacatacccactaacaacactgaacatcacaccttcgatttctagcttcataCTCATCACtcacattcctaacaaactcctccttcaagataactcctactccatttctcttcccatctacaccatggtagaa
Protein-coding regions in this window:
- the LOC137599077 gene encoding solute carrier family 25 member 44-like — protein: MHQKGKIQIIEWEDLDKRKFYSFGMFVSVSIRATAYPFALIRTRLQVQKGKSLYNGTFDAFFKILRSDGVRGLYRGFMVNLLTLISGQAYVTTYELVRKYVSYYSENNTVKSLVAGGLASLVAQSITVPIDVVSQHLMMQGQEEHLTRFRLNTETGKTKKMFGQTRNLVSQIFAADGFLGFYRGYGASLLTSMPKSAVWWPFYHFYAEQLSKLAPSDCPHLILQAVAGPLAAVTAATITNPMDVIRARVQVERTTITKTFRQLIAEEGYLGFTKGLSARIISSVPAAIVLTVGYETLKRMSLRSELVDSRHW